One genomic window of Corynebacterium diphtheriae includes the following:
- the infB gene encoding translation initiation factor IF-2 encodes MPGKLRVHELAKQLGVTSKELLATLKDQGEFVKTASSTIEPPVVKKMKKHYESLGVTNETPAASQEPKAKKPAAPKPAAPKPAATPQQAAKPAAPKPAAPKPAAEKKPTPKPAAKPVPKPGFSAAKAESSVPKPAAPKPAAPKPAAQSSTTATPGSMPRPQAKPAPKPGGRAPRVANNPFSSGPRPAPRPGGGNRSGNAPRPGGGPRPGGNRPQGGQGGPAERAPRPSGRGGQPRPQGGSRSQQSGGQERQGGGRRPSPAMMPTHPNPGQMPSRSNGSRNGRGGAGGQGGRPGFGGGRPGGGGSAGGRGGRRGGTAGAFGRPGGAPRKGRKSKRQKRNEYEAMQAPNVIGGVRLPDGGGATIRLARGASLSDFAEKINADAAALVQALFNLGEMVTATASVNEETLQLLGEEMNYKVEVVSPEDEDRELLESFDLQFGEDEGTEEDLAKRPPVVTVMGHVDHGKTRLLDTIRKTNVGSDEAGGITQGIGAYQVTVNIDDLSRKITFLDTPGHEAFTAMRARGAKSTDIAVLVVAADDGVMPQTVEAINHAKAADVPIVVAVNKIDKPGASPDKIRGQLTEYGLVPEEYGGDTMFVDISAKQNINIDGLLEAVLLTADASLDLRANPDMDAQGVAIEAHLDRGRGPVATVIVQRGTLRVGDSVVAGDAYGRVRRMVDEYGNDVDEAGPSRPVQMQGLNGVPGAGDNLLVVEDDRVARQIANQRNARKRNALAAKTRKRVSLEDLDSVLKETSTLNLILKGDNAGSVEALEDALLKIEVDDEVQLNIIDRGVGAVTQTNVSLAAASDAVIIAFNVRAEGKATEEANAEGVDIRYYTVIYRALEEVEQALKGMLKPIYEEREIGRAEIRAIFKASAVGLIAGCMVESGKVRRNASIRLLRDGTVVADNAKIESLRREKDDATEVAAGYECGMVLSYPDIQVGDIIEVFEQVEVPRT; translated from the coding sequence GTGCCCGGAAAGCTACGTGTACATGAGCTAGCAAAACAGCTCGGTGTAACCAGCAAAGAATTACTCGCAACCCTGAAAGATCAAGGCGAGTTTGTTAAAACAGCATCCTCTACCATTGAACCCCCAGTGGTAAAGAAAATGAAGAAGCACTATGAGTCGCTCGGTGTTACCAACGAGACGCCTGCTGCTTCTCAGGAGCCCAAGGCTAAGAAGCCTGCGGCTCCAAAACCTGCAGCGCCTAAGCCAGCAGCAACTCCGCAACAAGCGGCTAAGCCTGCGGCTCCTAAACCAGCTGCGCCTAAGCCAGCAGCAGAAAAGAAGCCGACTCCAAAGCCAGCCGCAAAACCAGTGCCAAAGCCAGGTTTCAGCGCAGCAAAGGCTGAATCTTCTGTTCCTAAGCCTGCGGCTCCAAAACCAGCTGCGCCTAAGCCAGCAGCACAGTCGTCTACGACTGCAACTCCTGGCAGCATGCCTCGCCCACAGGCTAAGCCGGCTCCAAAACCCGGCGGACGTGCACCACGTGTAGCAAATAACCCATTCTCTAGCGGTCCTCGTCCTGCTCCACGCCCAGGTGGCGGAAACCGCTCCGGTAATGCTCCTCGTCCTGGTGGCGGGCCACGCCCAGGTGGAAATCGTCCACAGGGTGGTCAAGGTGGACCTGCAGAGCGTGCACCTCGCCCAAGTGGTCGCGGAGGACAACCTCGTCCGCAGGGAGGCTCTCGTTCGCAGCAGTCTGGTGGACAAGAGCGTCAAGGTGGCGGACGTCGTCCAAGTCCTGCAATGATGCCAACGCATCCAAACCCAGGTCAGATGCCATCACGTTCTAATGGCTCCCGGAATGGACGTGGCGGTGCAGGTGGCCAAGGCGGACGCCCAGGATTCGGTGGCGGTCGCCCAGGTGGCGGCGGTAGCGCTGGTGGACGTGGCGGACGCCGTGGTGGTACCGCTGGTGCATTCGGACGCCCAGGCGGTGCACCTCGTAAGGGACGTAAGTCGAAGCGTCAGAAGCGTAACGAGTACGAGGCAATGCAGGCACCAAACGTGATTGGTGGCGTACGCCTTCCTGATGGTGGCGGCGCAACGATCCGTTTGGCACGCGGTGCTTCGCTTTCTGACTTCGCCGAGAAGATCAATGCTGATGCTGCTGCTTTGGTGCAAGCATTGTTCAACTTGGGAGAGATGGTGACCGCAACTGCCTCTGTCAACGAAGAAACCTTGCAGCTGCTGGGCGAAGAAATGAACTACAAGGTAGAGGTCGTCTCTCCTGAGGACGAGGATCGTGAGCTCCTTGAGTCCTTCGACCTGCAGTTCGGTGAAGATGAAGGTACTGAAGAGGATCTTGCTAAGCGTCCTCCAGTGGTTACCGTCATGGGTCACGTTGACCACGGTAAGACTCGTCTTTTGGACACCATCCGTAAGACAAATGTTGGTTCTGATGAGGCCGGCGGAATTACGCAGGGTATTGGTGCATACCAGGTAACGGTGAACATCGATGATCTTTCCCGCAAGATCACCTTCTTGGATACGCCAGGTCACGAGGCATTCACGGCTATGCGTGCACGTGGTGCAAAGTCCACAGATATCGCTGTGCTCGTTGTTGCCGCTGACGATGGCGTTATGCCTCAGACAGTGGAAGCAATCAATCACGCCAAGGCTGCCGATGTCCCAATCGTTGTCGCTGTGAACAAGATTGATAAGCCGGGTGCTTCGCCAGATAAGATCCGTGGCCAGCTGACCGAATACGGTCTGGTTCCAGAAGAATACGGTGGCGACACCATGTTCGTGGATATTTCTGCAAAGCAAAACATTAACATTGATGGCCTGCTTGAGGCAGTTTTGCTTACCGCCGACGCTTCCTTGGACCTACGTGCTAACCCAGACATGGATGCACAGGGTGTTGCTATCGAGGCTCACCTCGACCGCGGTCGAGGACCAGTGGCTACGGTGATCGTCCAGCGTGGTACCTTGCGCGTTGGTGACTCTGTAGTTGCAGGTGACGCATATGGCCGCGTTCGTCGCATGGTCGATGAGTACGGAAACGATGTGGATGAAGCAGGTCCATCTCGTCCAGTTCAAATGCAGGGCCTCAACGGTGTTCCTGGCGCTGGCGACAACCTCTTGGTCGTTGAAGACGACCGCGTGGCTCGACAGATCGCCAACCAACGCAATGCGCGTAAGCGCAACGCATTGGCTGCGAAGACACGCAAGCGCGTATCTCTCGAGGACCTGGATTCCGTCCTGAAGGAAACTTCAACCCTGAACCTGATCCTCAAGGGCGACAATGCTGGTTCTGTGGAAGCTCTGGAAGATGCACTTCTCAAGATCGAGGTTGATGACGAAGTCCAGCTCAACATCATTGACCGTGGCGTGGGTGCTGTCACCCAGACCAACGTGAGCTTGGCAGCAGCTTCTGACGCTGTGATCATTGCGTTCAACGTTCGCGCAGAAGGCAAAGCTACAGAAGAAGCTAATGCTGAGGGCGTAGATATCCGCTACTACACGGTTATCTACCGTGCACTGGAAGAAGTTGAGCAAGCACTTAAGGGGATGCTCAAGCCAATTTACGAAGAGCGTGAAATTGGTCGTGCCGAAATCCGCGCTATTTTCAAGGCTTCTGCCGTTGGCCTTATCGCTGGTTGCATGGTCGAGTCGGGCAAGGTACGTCGTAACGCATCGATTCGTCTGCTTCGCGACGGTACCGTTGTGGCTGACAATGCCAAGATTGAGTCCTTGCGTCGCGAAAAGGATGACGCAACTGAGGTTGCGGCCGGATACGAATGCGGTATGGTCCTGTCTTACCCAGATATCCAGGTAGGCGACATCATTGAGGTCTTCGAGCAGGTCGAGGTTCCTCGCACCTAA
- the nusA gene encoding transcription termination factor NusA gives MNIDVQALKAIEADRNIAVDELLETIARALLFAYQEYKDTNTVENSRARVDINSVTGHVSVIVSELDEDGVVTTEYDDTPENFGRVGAQAVRDAIVRRLREAETLKAYDAYSEYEGSVVSGIVQADIFANEKGIVVIHLGTEVDGQDGILIPAEQIPGESFKHGDRVKAYVVGINRTPRDLQINLSRTHPELVRRLFELEVPEVADGSVEIIGIAREAGHRSKVAVKATVKGLNAKGACIGPRGQRVNNIMNELGGEKIDIIDFDDDPAKFVGNALAPSKVVHVEVTDAEAQTAQVTVPDYQLSLAIGKEGQNARLAARLTGWKIDIRSDAS, from the coding sequence ATTGACGTCCAAGCGCTGAAAGCAATTGAAGCGGATAGAAACATCGCTGTTGATGAATTGCTTGAAACAATTGCACGGGCTCTTCTGTTTGCGTACCAAGAGTACAAAGACACAAATACGGTTGAAAATTCCCGTGCGCGCGTGGACATCAATTCGGTGACCGGTCACGTTTCGGTTATCGTCTCCGAGCTTGATGAAGACGGTGTAGTCACCACTGAATACGATGACACCCCTGAAAATTTTGGACGCGTAGGCGCACAAGCCGTTCGCGATGCCATTGTTCGTCGTTTGCGTGAAGCGGAAACACTGAAAGCATATGATGCTTACAGTGAATACGAAGGCAGCGTTGTGTCAGGTATCGTACAAGCTGATATTTTCGCCAACGAAAAAGGCATCGTAGTTATCCACCTTGGAACCGAGGTTGACGGCCAAGACGGAATTTTGATCCCTGCAGAACAAATTCCTGGTGAAAGCTTTAAACACGGTGATCGCGTTAAAGCTTACGTTGTAGGAATTAACCGCACCCCACGTGATCTTCAGATCAATCTTTCACGTACTCACCCAGAATTAGTTCGACGATTGTTTGAACTAGAAGTACCAGAAGTTGCTGATGGATCTGTAGAAATCATCGGTATCGCTCGTGAAGCGGGACACCGTTCTAAGGTGGCAGTGAAGGCGACGGTCAAGGGACTAAACGCTAAAGGTGCTTGCATTGGACCACGGGGGCAGCGCGTCAACAACATCATGAATGAGCTTGGCGGTGAAAAGATCGATATCATCGACTTCGACGATGATCCAGCGAAGTTTGTTGGTAATGCTCTAGCACCATCAAAAGTTGTTCATGTAGAAGTCACTGATGCTGAAGCTCAGACCGCTCAGGTAACTGTGCCTGACTACCAATTGTCATTGGCGATCGGGAAAGAAGGGCAAAATGCACGCCTAGCAGCTCGTCTGACCGGTTGGAAAATTGACATCCGTTCAGATGCAAGCTAA
- a CDS encoding YlxR family protein, whose amino-acid sequence MPSDSNQRSQQRIRTCIARRRPLPEASLLRVVALKDPDESTAVRVIPDPQRKMGGRGAWISPTLEALELAEKRRAFNRALRVSAVVDTGHVREYLAGLTARPNIVRKTEH is encoded by the coding sequence ATGCCCAGCGATTCGAATCAACGCTCTCAACAGCGCATTCGCACTTGTATCGCTCGTCGTCGTCCGTTACCCGAAGCATCTCTACTGCGCGTTGTCGCCCTCAAAGATCCCGATGAATCAACAGCGGTGCGTGTGATTCCCGATCCGCAGCGCAAGATGGGTGGGCGAGGTGCGTGGATTTCTCCAACGTTAGAAGCGCTGGAGCTAGCTGAAAAAAGGCGTGCGTTTAATCGCGCGCTGAGGGTATCTGCTGTTGTAGATACCGGTCATGTACGAGAGTACCTAGCGGGACTGACCGCTAGACCCAACATTGTAAGGAAGACCGAACACTGA